From the genome of Neodiprion pinetum isolate iyNeoPine1 chromosome 3, iyNeoPine1.2, whole genome shotgun sequence, one region includes:
- the LOC124214647 gene encoding cuticle protein 16.8 has product MRGVVITLVALLGVSLADVSHIVPHNSGITETTSPSPPSPYSFQYAAGRYPGHIDRVHQEAGDGVGTIHGMYSYVDPKFKVRTVEYIADKTGFHPHLTNFEDTQTVPVDSEAVQLAKQKHQALYEHIANAHAQGVPANAPAESASVLRAKERHLRLYSKIADQHAAIAAEREAERLAFEATSVANDVEERQIY; this is encoded by the exons ATGAGAGGTGTTGTC ATCACGCTTGTTGCCCTGTTGGGTGTCAGCCTTGCCGATGTATCTCACATCGTCCCCCACAACAGCGGCATCACTGAAACGACTTCGCCGTCACCTCCGTCACCCTACAGCTTCCAATACGCCGCAGGCAGATATCCGGGTCACATTGACCGCGTTCACCAAGAGGCTGGAGATGGCGTTGGCACTAttcacg GAATGTACTCCTACGTCGATCCGAAATTCAAAGTACGGACCGTCGAGTACATCGCGGATAAAACCGGCTTTCATCCTCACCTGACGAACTTTGAGGATACTCAGACCGTTCCGGTCGACTCCGAAGCCGTTCAACTTGCCAAGCAAAAACACCAGGCTCTCTACGAGCACATTGCTAATGCACACGCTCAAGGGGTTCCAGCAAATGCACCGGCG GAATCAGCCAGCGTTCTGCGAGCGAAGGAACGACATTTACGACTGTATTCCAAGATTGCCGATCAGCATGCCGCCATTGCTGCAGAAAGAGAAGCCGAACGTCTCGCGTTTGAAGCCACGTCTGTGGCTAACGATGTCGAGGAGCGACAAATCTACTAA
- the LOC124214629 gene encoding organic cation transporter protein, which translates to MSLQCFEKKKGHRMRAEDAKVGSFQVILLFLLGINYVIVSMNHALPNFHSHTPNFYCKVKGSVNSTNTCVTSLEKSTVNMTGSISEKNAEYSSCETGYRFDSVRGETTIVTEWGLICERRYLLPLSTMLYLYGVVIGAWIAGVLTDRVGRLPVLAMCLYTQGTLAVALYIIQDYRAFLVVRALQGVFVQGLQISTYTLLLELFPVRSRTLVSMTLQFGWAIGLLLLAGLSYAVADWRVLQLATSVPTAVTVLYIWIIPESPRWLLAKGNLTEAHMALEKIAKYNTCCRKREVKVEAEMEEGNTTTITETVTPVKPKRKSRVSNVDPNETKTNDSLTEESSDLLTTPELSDGRIIVGRKFVNVKEENNLLTPSESLERRASNLEMQMKFEMTVEDEAMEERDPTPPPPAPLTPNGKDSQSSNGSDDNQEVSTIIPEEIVELRTAEAVPQKEEEDTNESLEKNKEDVENKSEVANNQTFLQLLRRPGLRRNCMILIFVWFSVSLSHCGFVFQLPDISGDRHVNFAIGGCLDLIAYSLTHFVLIKCGRRIPLGIYLILSGATCIVIAAISMPMHENSTWTGPTKLTLILIGKGAIVSSFAVTYLYTVELFPTVLRGTCLGYCEIFGKIGTLIAPHFTVLGTKTWAAVPISIMGTLCVVSGILSLALPETLNNRLPDTIEQSEDLFKKNRVRSTEEGSVKKTNNKRRTVLDEQNERDILREKLFNDDNDGKTWVEAGNGIIVNFSDGKNTE; encoded by the exons ATGAGCTTGCAGTGtttcgagaagaaaaaaggtcACAGAATGAGAGCCGAAGATGCGAAGGTGGGATCGTTCCAAGTAATTCTACTATTTCTTTTAGGGATAAATTACGTCATAGTATCGATGAACCACGCGCTGCCAAACTTTCACAGTCATACGCCAAATTTTTACTGCAAG GTAAAGGGCTCCGTTAATTCGACCAACACGTGCGTGACGTCCCTAGAAAAATCAACGGTGAACATGACGGGTTCGATTTCGGAGAAGAACGCCGAATATTCGTCCTGCGAAACTGGCTACCGTTTCGATTCCGTGAGAGGCGAAACTACGATAGTTACGGAATGGGGCCTGATATGCGAGAGAAGATATCTTCTCCCTCTTAGCACGATGCTCTATTTATACGGAGTTGTAATCGGCGCCTGGATCGCTGGAGTCCTGACCGACCGCGTTGGGCGTCTTCCTGTTTTGGCGATGTGCCTCTACACGCAGGGTACTTTAGCGGTTGCCCTTTACATTATTCAG GACTACCGCGCCTTTTTGGTTGTTCGAGCACTGCAAGGGGTATTTGTGCAAGGGCTACAAATCTCTACATACACATTACTCTTGGAGCTATTTCCAGTCAGATCAAGAACTTTGGTGAGCATGACCTTGCAATTTGGTTGGGCCATAGGGCTCCTGCTTCTGGCAGGGCTCAGTTACGCTGTTGCAGACTGGAGGGTCCTTCAGTTAGCCACATCGGTTCCCACGGCGGTCACCGTCCTCTACATCTG GATCATACCAGAGTCACCACGATGGTTACTGGCCAAAGGAAACCTGACGGAGGCTCACATGGCGTTggaaaaaatcgcaaaatacAACACCTGCTGCAGGAAGCGCGAGGTCAAGGTGGAGGCCGAAATGGAGGAAGGAAATACCACAACTATCACCGAGACCGTAACGCCAGTGAAACCAAAGCGAAAGTCTCGGGTGTCTAACGTTGACCCGAACGAAACTAAAACGAACGATTCTCTCACCGAGGAGTCATCAGATCTTTTAACAACTCCGGAGCTTTCCGATGGCAGAATAATAGTGGGCCGTAAATTCGTCAACGTCAAAGAAG AGAATAATCTGCTTACACCGTCGGAAAGCCTGGAGCGAAGGGCATCAAATTTAGAGATGCAGATGAAGTTTGAGATGACTGTTGAGGATGAAGCAATGGAGGAAAGAGACCCCACGCCACCGCCACCCGCTCCTCTAACTCCAAATGGCAAGGACTCTCAATCCAGTAATGGTTCCGACGATAACCAAGAAGTCTCGACAATAATACCGGAGGAAATAGTGGAGCTTAGAACAGCGGAAGCGGTGCCGCAGAAGGAAGAAGAGGACACGAACGAgtcgttagaaaaaaataaagaagacgttgaaaacaaaagtgAAGTAGCAAATAACCAGACCTTCCTACAACTACTAAGACGGCCAGGGCTTCGGAGGAATTGCATGATTCTGATATTCGTATG GTTCAGCGTTTCTCTGTCCCATTGCGGTTTCGTGTTTCAATTGCCAGACATAAGCGGCGATCGACACGTAAACTTTGCAATCGGCGGTTGTCTGGACCTGATCGCATACTCGCTCACCCACTTCGTGCTGATAAAATGTGGACGGCGTATACCTCTCGGTATTTATCTGATACTGAGCGGAGCTACTTGCATCGTTATCGCTGCTATCAGCATGCCaatgcatgaaaattcgaccTGGACGG GACCGACAAAATTAACGCTGATTCTGATAGGAAAAGGAGCAATCGTGAGTTCCTTTGCAGTTACATACTTGTACACGGTTGAATTATTTCCGACAGTTTTGCGAGGTACGTGTTTAGGATACTGCGAAATTTTTGGCAAGATTGGCACTTTGATAGCACCGCACTTCACAGTACTG GGTACAAAAACATGGGCCGCAGTACCGATATCGATAATGGGAACGCTGTGCGTTGTGTCGGGAATCTTGAGTCTGGCTCTTCCGGAAACGCTCAACAATCGCCTGCCCGACACTATTGAGCAATCGGAAGatttatttaagaaaaatcgcGTCCGAAGCACCGAAGAGGGAtcggtgaaaaaaacgaacaacaAACGGCGCACGGTACTCGACGAACAAAACGAACGTGACATACTGCGGgagaaattatttaacgaCGATAACGATGGAAAAACATGGGTAGAAGCCGGAAATGGaattattgtcaatttttctgaCGGAAAGAATACAGAGTGA
- the LOC124214425 gene encoding uncharacterized protein: MALIKVQTVEEEMKRNSELKKSDLQMLRDWCKKQPHLPAVSDTDLTLFLHSNYYRLESTKLTIDAFYSVRTHIPELFSNRDPLGEKGLREIMKVVCCIFLPGTTPEGYRVILAKTIDPDPSRYVLADVIKLASMVMELRLYTTGTSSGYVIILDMDGTVFGHVARMNPMVVKKHLYYVQEALPIRLKSVHIINTAPFVEILMNIAKPFMKKELMNMIFLHPSVDTLNKRIPVDLLPNDQGGKAGPLKDLWAAELRNLEEHRAWFLEEDMRKVDESLRPDKAKNITDIFGIEGSFKKLDIYELKLIDNIMVLMKMKTMEEEMKKNSELKESDLDILRDWSKKQPHLPHPISDGELILFLHRNYYQIEPTKPTIDAFHTVRTHAPDFCSNRDPLNSKNLREIMKVLGCVPLPGATPEGWKMMLVTLLDHDPSRYAYVDAIKLLCMVLELWLFTEGTVPGHVVIFDMTGVTMGHLVRISLTVMKKFLYYMQEALPMRLKHVHFINTSPIADVVLNMMKPFTKSELLNQFSLHTDLESFSKKIPTDVLPNEHGGKAGPLKNLWADELRKVEEHRAWFLEEDKRKVNENLRPGKAKNATDLFGVEGSFKKLDID; this comes from the exons ATGGCGTTAATAAAAGTGCAGACAGTGGAAGAGGAGATGAAGAGAAATTCGGAGCTGAAGAAATCCGATTTACAAATGCTGAGAGATTGGTGCAAAAAGCAGCCTCACTTGCCAGCAGTCTCGGACACTGATCTGACATTGTTCTTACACAGCAACTATTACCGACTCGAAAGTACAAAACTAACGATCGACGCATTCTACTCCGTTAGGACCCACATACCGGAATTGTTTTCCAATCGTGATCCACTCGGCGAGAAGGGACTTCGAGAAATAATGAAAGTCGT GTGCTGCATATTCCTACCAGGAACTACACCGGAAGGCTACAGAGTGATACTAGCGAAAACCATAGATCCTGATCCTTCCCGTTACGTCTTAGCGGATGTTATAAAGCTCGCTTCCATGGTCATGGAATTACGGCTCTATACTACGGGAACTAGTTCAGGATACGTAATCATTCTCGATATGGACGGTACCGTATTCGGTCACGTGGCTCGCATGAATCCCATGGTCGTTAAGAAGCATCTTTATTACGTGCAGGAAGCACTTCCCATCCGACTGAAGAGTGTTCACATCATAAATACGGCACCATTCGTGGAGATACTCATGAATATAGCAAAGCCTTTTATGAAAAAAGAGCTCATGAACATG atttttctgcACCCAAGTGTAGATACTTTGAACAAACGGATCCCCGTTGATCTCTTGCCGAATGATCAGGGTGGCAAAGCTGGTCCTTTGAAGGACTTGTGGGCCGCTGAGTTGAGGAACCTGGAGGAACACCGTGCCTGGTTCCTCGAAGAGGACATGCGCAAGGTTGACGAATCCCTTCGTCCTGACAAGGCAAAAAACATCACGGACATTTTCGGGATCGAAGGAAGCTTTAAGAAACTAGACATT TACGAGCTCAAGCTAATCGATAACATCATGGTGTTGATGAAAATGAAGACCATGGAagaggaaatgaaaaagaattcagAATTGAAGGAATCTGATCTGGATATACTGAGAGACTGGTCTAAGAAACAACCTCATCTGCCTCATCCAATATCAGACGGCGAACTGATACTGTTTCTTCACCGTAATTATTACCAAATAGAGCCGACGAAACCAACGATCGACGCATTCCACACAGTCAGAACCCATGCTCCCGATTTCTGCTCGAACCGTGATCCGTTGAACTCAAAGAATCTTCGAGAAATCATGAAAGTCTT GGGTTGCGTGCCGCTGCCAGGAGCCACGCCTGAAGGCTGGAAAATGATGCTAGTGACACTCTTAGACCACGATCCTTCCCGTTACGCCTATGTTGACGCTATAAAGCTTCTTTGCATGGTCCTGGAACTGTGGCTCTTCACTGAAGGCACTGTTCCAGGCCATGTAGTCATATTTGACATGACCGGCGTCACGATGGGACATTTGGTCCGCATCAGTCTTacggtaatgaaaaaattcctctACTACATGCAAGAAGCACTTCCCATGCGGCTGAAACACGTACACTTTATAAATACGTCGCCTATCGCTGATGTAGTGCTGAACATGATGAAGCCGTTCACAAAAAGTGAACTCCTCAATCAG TTCTCCCTGCACACCGATTTGGAATCTTTTAGCAAAAAGATCCCGACTGATGTCTTACCAAACGAACACGGCGGCAAAGCTGGTCCCCTAAAAAATCTTTGGGCGGATGAACTGAGGAAAGTCGAGGAACATCGTGCCTGGTTTTTGGAAGAAGACAAACGCAAGGTGAACGAAAATCTTCGCCCTGGCAAGGCGAAAAATGCGACAGACCTATTTGGGGTTGAAGGGAGCTTTAAGAAGCTGGACATCGATTAG
- the slx1 gene encoding structure-specific endonuclease subunit slx1: protein MENPDVVEHFYGVYLLYCTNPKYKGRIYIGYTVDPNRRIKQHNAGKQFGGAWRTSNKGPWTMVMIIHGFPNDISALRFEWAWQHPDISRRLKHVPRKKSGQNSFDYHLMVLGEMLRVGPWSRLPLTVRWLAPHFAKDFPAERCPPMHMPLVYGKVIPKKVQRGEGGTKNRNKDAFPEDTDASGSAGGLLCSLCKNLLEPNEKLTCVNPTCTLVSHLVCLAKRFRNDGMILPVEGTCPACRINILWGDLIRKMKGCYQDLAEAANAESDSDISDF, encoded by the exons ATGGAAAATCCGGACGTGGTCGAGCATTTCTACGGCGTTTACCTTCTCTACTGCACCAACCCGAAGTACAAGGGCAGAATCTATATCGGTTACACCGTGGATCCGAACCGCCGGATCAAACAGCATAACGCGGGAAAACAGTTCGGCGGAGCTTGGCGGACCAGCAATAAGGGACCATG gACGATGGTGATGATTATCCACGGATTTCCCAACGACATTTCAGCTCTCCGG TTCGAGTGGGCTTGGCAGCATCCGGATATCAGTCGACGATTGAAGCACGTCCCGCGTAAAAAGTCAGGTCAGAATAGTTTCGATTACCACTTGATGGTGCTGGGAGAAATGCTGAGAGTCGGACCTTGGTCTCGACTACCGCTGACCGTTCGTTGGCTGGCGCCCCATTTCGCGAAGGATTTCCCAGCCGAGCGATGCCCCCCGATGCACATGCCTTTGGTATACGGCAAAGTGATCCCGAAGAAGGTGCAGCGAGGCGAGGGCGGAACAAAGAACAGGAATAAAGATGCTTTCCCTGAGGACACGGATGCTTCCGGAAGTGCAGGGGGGCTGCTTTGTTCGCTCTGCAAGAACCTGTTGGAGCCAAACGAAAAGCTGACTTGCGTTAACCCGACGTGCACGCTGGTGAGTCACTTGGTTTGTCTGGCGAAGAGGTTCAGGAACGACGGGATGATTTTACCGGTAGAAGGAACGTGTCCTGCCTGCCGGATCAATATTCTATGGGGGGATTTGATTAGGAAGATGAAAGGCTGCTACCAAGACTTGGCCGAGGCGGCAAACGCCGAAAGTGATTCCGATATCAGTGATTTTTGA
- the MED31 gene encoding mediator of RNA polymerase II transcription subunit 31, which produces MNRLDDLPGLTKGRKTSYIGMNGGPETDDQQRLRFQVELEFVQCLANPNYLNFLGQRGYFKDSTFINYLKYLLYWKEPEYAKYLKYPMCLYFLDLLQYEHFRREVVNAQCTKFIDDQQILLWQHYTRRRTRLLQTAAEQTQPNNAQNNGMVQPKVP; this is translated from the exons ATGAATCGCTTGGACGATCTCCCAGGCCTAACTAAGGGAAGGAAAACATCTTACATCGGGATGAACG GTGGGCCAGAAACCGATGACCAACAGCGACTTCGCTTTCAGGTTGAGTTGGAATTTGTCCAATGTCTCGCTAATCCAAACTATCTGAATT TTCTGGGCCAGCGAGGATATTTCAAAGATTCCACCTTCATCAATTACCTGAAGTATCTACTTTACTGGAAGGAGCCAGAATATGCTAAATACTTGAAGTACCCGATGTGCCTCTATTTTCTGGACTTACTGCAGTATGAGCATTTCCGACGTGAAGTCGTAAACGCTCAGTGCACAAAATTCATCGACGATCAGCAAATATTGCTATGGCAGCATTACACCAGACGCAGAACAAGGTTACTGCAAACAGCAGCAGAGCAAACACAGCCCAATAATGCGCAAAACAACGGTATGGTGCAGCCAAAAGTACCGTAG
- the Snap29 gene encoding synaptosomal-associated protein 29: MAGQNYLSDSKNPFFALEDDVDDETFLRSAPPRSQPSSSFATYNSYTNYNNDLEQQRDQLMERKNAIEQRTLQSSKRSISLLRDSEQIGAATAEELMRQREQLEKTEKRLDDINSTLRFSQKHIQGIKSVFGSLKNYLSGKSIDGPPPSSNTLKLSESASPRSLSPSPLSEPLDRVQTNLSNNHPALRIRGLLDEEELPRPSDNVSAILEKNLDEMSGSLARLKGLAVGLTEEIDSQNDLIDSVMDKTEKADITIDRQNKDITRLLKK, encoded by the exons ATGGCTGGTCAAAATTATTTGAGTGATTCGAAAAATCCTTTCTTCGCACTGGAAGATGACGTGGACGATGAAACGTTTTTACGAAGTGCCCCACCGAGATCGCAACCGTCTTCAAGTTTTGCGACGTACAATAGTTACACCAATTACAATAATGATCTTGAACAACAAAGGGATCAGCTGATGGAACGCAAAAATGCCATTGAACAACGAACTCTCCAATCATCCAAAAGATCTATATCTCTTTTGAGGGATTCGGAACAAATCGGGGCTGCTACAGCagag GAACTGATGAGACAACGGGAACAGCTGGAAAAAACGGAGAAACGATTAGACGATATCAACAGTACGTTGCGTTTCAGTCAGAAACACATCCAAGGAATAAAAAGTGTTTTCGGTAGCCTTAAAAATTATCTTAGTGGAAAGTCGATTGACGGTCCCCCTCCTTCTAGCAATACTTTGAAACTTTCTGAGTCTGCCAGCCCTAGGTCATTATCGCCGTCACCGTTATCTGAACCTCTGGATCGCGTGCAGACCAATCTTTCCAATAACCATCCGGCTTTGCGCATTCGAGGACTTTTAGATGAAGAAGAACTGCCTCGTCCCAGCGACAATGTCAGTGCTATTTTAGAAAagaatctagatgaaatgagCGGTTCTTTAGCAAGATTAAAGGGCTTGGCTGTTGGATTAACGGAAGAAATTGATTCTCAGAATGATTTGATTGATAGTGTTATGGATAAAACGGAAAAGGCAGATATTACAATTGATAGGCAGAATAAAGACATTACACGTTTGCTGAAAAAGTAA